Proteins encoded by one window of Gordonia jinghuaiqii:
- a CDS encoding phytoene desaturase family protein: MSRVLVIGAGVGGLAAAMRLQAAGHDVTVVEQSDAVGGKLGVVEHDGFVFDTGPSLVTMPHVFEELFAATGASIHDVLTLERLPLAARYRFPDGTELDMPGDLDAIPTALDAALGPGRGAQWSSFLRRAERIWDVTHGPFLESPMSIRTMIGGIATPSDVRTVAPWRTLRGLGDRHFDDPRLSMLLDRYATYTGSDPRRAPAALASVPWAEQAYGSWYVRGGLGRIAAAMRDRLTELGGRIELGVEVARVSTDTRGRVDGVMLADGTERPADIVVANADARQVYDRLVPRRAARVPSALLRRTTPSLSGFVLLLALDDPPADQPHHHVLFAEDYDEEFDAVFGFGGPPRPIARPTVYISAPDDPEIVPGPGTASWFVLVNAPRHDPGHGVDWDTPGLAESYADRILTVMAGRGLDVGDRIRHRTLLTPADLERRTLTPGGSIYGSSSNGPRSAFLRPSNTSPVPGLYLVGGSSHPGGGLPLVVMSAKIVADLIAET; this comes from the coding sequence ATGAGCCGTGTACTCGTGATCGGGGCCGGGGTCGGCGGACTCGCGGCCGCGATGCGCCTGCAGGCCGCCGGCCACGACGTCACCGTCGTGGAACAGTCCGACGCCGTCGGCGGCAAGCTCGGCGTGGTCGAACACGACGGATTCGTCTTCGACACCGGACCGTCTCTGGTGACGATGCCGCACGTCTTCGAGGAACTGTTCGCCGCGACCGGGGCGTCGATCCACGATGTCCTCACCCTGGAGCGCCTCCCCCTTGCCGCCCGCTACCGTTTCCCCGACGGCACCGAGCTGGACATGCCCGGCGATCTCGACGCCATCCCGACCGCACTCGACGCCGCCCTCGGTCCCGGCCGGGGCGCACAGTGGTCGTCGTTTCTTCGACGCGCAGAACGCATCTGGGATGTCACCCACGGCCCGTTCCTCGAATCGCCGATGAGCATCCGCACCATGATCGGCGGCATCGCCACACCCTCCGACGTACGGACGGTGGCGCCGTGGCGAACGCTGCGCGGACTCGGTGATCGCCATTTCGACGACCCTCGCCTGTCCATGCTCCTCGACCGGTACGCGACCTACACCGGGTCCGATCCGCGCCGCGCCCCGGCCGCGCTCGCGTCGGTCCCGTGGGCCGAGCAGGCCTACGGATCATGGTATGTACGAGGCGGTTTGGGTCGCATCGCCGCGGCCATGCGGGACCGCCTGACGGAACTCGGTGGTCGTATCGAGCTCGGCGTCGAGGTCGCGCGGGTGTCGACCGATACGCGTGGTCGCGTCGACGGCGTGATGCTCGCCGACGGCACCGAGCGCCCGGCCGACATCGTCGTCGCCAACGCCGACGCACGCCAGGTCTATGACCGCCTCGTGCCCCGTCGCGCCGCACGCGTCCCCTCGGCCCTGTTGCGCCGGACGACTCCGTCGCTGTCGGGGTTCGTCCTGTTGCTCGCCCTCGACGATCCGCCCGCCGACCAGCCCCATCACCACGTGCTGTTCGCCGAGGACTACGACGAGGAGTTCGACGCCGTGTTCGGGTTCGGCGGCCCGCCGCGTCCCATCGCGCGTCCCACGGTCTACATCTCCGCGCCCGACGATCCCGAGATCGTGCCGGGTCCCGGCACGGCATCGTGGTTCGTCCTGGTCAACGCGCCCCGCCACGATCCCGGACACGGGGTTGATTGGGACACACCGGGATTGGCCGAGTCCTATGCCGACCGGATTCTGACGGTGATGGCCGGGCGCGGCCTCGACGTCGGCGACCGCATCCGTCACCGGACCCTGCTCACCCCGGCCGATCTCGAGCGCCGGACGCTGACGCCGGGCGGTTCGATCTACGGCTCGTCGTCGAACGGCCCGCGGTCGGCGTTCCTCCGGCCGTCGAACACCTCACCGGTACCGGGGCTGTACCTCGTGGGCGGGTCGTCGCATCCCGGTGGCGGGCTGCCGCTCGTGGTGATGTCGGCGAAGATCGTCGCGGATCTCATCGCCGAAACGTGA
- the crtI gene encoding phytoene desaturase family protein has product MTAARRVVVIGGGVAGLATAALLAHDGHDVELVEKNDDLGGRAGTWSSGDFRFDTGPSWWLMPEVFDHFFEMLGTSTAEQLDLVRLDPGYRVFFGDPESEGAPIDVFGDEQRNRAMFEQIEPGAGAALEKYLQTGRQAYDLAVERFLYTNFDSPRAFLSGPVLRHATTLVTLLGRSLQSFISARFDDRRLQQVLGYPAVFLGSSPERTPAMYHLMSWLDLADGVRYPNGGFTTLVDALERVARERGVRVHTGTSATAVLTRRRPGRRMGIFRRRAEVTGVRVETAEGSRDLPADIVIGAADLHHLETALLPAGLQTFPQRYWNRATSGPGAVLACLGVTGELPELEHHSLFFTEDWKTNFDAIFETPTRIPDPASLYVCKPSATDTSVAPAGHENLFILVPVPPDPGLGHGGFDGGGDPDIEKVADRAIAMIGQWAGVPDLADRIVVRRTIGPADFVDSVNSWCGGALGPAHTLRQSAFLRSTNRSRKVEGLYYAGSSTRPGIGLPMCLISAELIRKRLRGDRSVGPMPTS; this is encoded by the coding sequence ATGACCGCGGCCAGACGCGTCGTCGTCATCGGCGGCGGTGTCGCCGGACTGGCGACCGCCGCCCTTCTCGCACACGACGGTCACGACGTCGAGCTCGTCGAGAAGAACGACGACCTGGGCGGGCGGGCCGGCACGTGGAGCAGTGGGGATTTCCGTTTCGACACCGGCCCCTCGTGGTGGCTCATGCCCGAGGTCTTCGACCATTTCTTCGAGATGCTCGGCACGTCCACCGCCGAGCAGCTCGACCTCGTCCGGCTCGACCCCGGATATCGCGTGTTCTTCGGGGACCCCGAATCCGAGGGCGCACCGATCGACGTGTTCGGCGACGAGCAGCGCAACCGCGCGATGTTCGAGCAGATCGAACCGGGGGCGGGGGCGGCGCTCGAGAAGTACCTCCAGACCGGCCGGCAGGCCTATGACCTTGCGGTGGAACGATTCCTGTACACCAACTTCGATTCGCCGCGGGCATTTCTCAGCGGTCCGGTCCTGCGCCACGCCACGACGCTGGTGACGCTGCTCGGCCGATCCCTGCAGTCCTTCATCTCCGCGCGTTTCGATGACCGTCGCCTGCAACAGGTGCTGGGCTACCCCGCGGTGTTCCTCGGCTCGTCGCCCGAACGCACACCGGCGATGTATCACCTGATGAGCTGGCTGGACCTCGCCGACGGCGTGCGATATCCCAACGGCGGCTTCACCACTCTGGTCGACGCACTGGAGCGGGTCGCCCGCGAGCGCGGTGTGCGCGTGCACACCGGGACGTCGGCGACCGCGGTGCTCACCCGCCGGCGACCGGGGCGACGCATGGGCATCTTCCGGCGCCGCGCCGAGGTCACCGGCGTACGCGTCGAGACGGCGGAAGGGAGCCGAGACCTGCCCGCGGACATCGTGATCGGTGCCGCCGACCTCCACCACCTCGAGACCGCATTGCTGCCCGCGGGTTTGCAGACGTTTCCGCAACGCTACTGGAACCGGGCGACGTCGGGTCCCGGCGCGGTGCTGGCCTGTCTCGGTGTCACCGGTGAACTGCCCGAGCTCGAGCATCACTCGCTGTTCTTCACCGAGGACTGGAAGACCAACTTCGACGCCATCTTCGAAACCCCCACGCGGATTCCGGATCCCGCGTCGCTCTACGTGTGCAAGCCGTCGGCGACCGACACCTCGGTGGCGCCGGCAGGCCACGAGAACCTCTTCATCCTGGTGCCCGTCCCACCCGACCCGGGCCTCGGCCACGGGGGCTTCGACGGCGGCGGGGACCCCGACATCGAGAAGGTGGCAGATCGCGCCATCGCGATGATCGGGCAGTGGGCCGGTGTGCCCGACCTCGCCGACCGCATCGTCGTGCGCCGGACCATCGGGCCCGCCGACTTCGTCGACAGCGTCAACTCGTGGTGCGGGGGAGCGCTCGGACCGGCACACACGTTGCGCCAGAGCGCATTCCTGCGCTCGACGAACCGGTCGCGCAAGGTCGAGGGGCTGTATTACGCGGGATCGAGCACACGGCCGGGCATCGGTCTGCCGATGTGCCTGATCAGTGCCGAGCTGATCCGGAAGCGACTGCGCGGCGACCGATCCGTCGGGCCGATGCCCACGTCCTGA